The following proteins are co-located in the Streptomyces kaniharaensis genome:
- a CDS encoding IS110 family RNA-guided transposase, with protein sequence MEAGHGVGGIDPHKHSATLAVVDSHGHLVDVVSVPVTPAGIGELLEFLTDTELVIDRIGVEGSAALGQPVAVALSAAGYDVREVQPNRTAERRRRRRRAKTDIEDAEAIARETLADPQLPPAGKHAAPEAAWEELTAVHDWRDSLILQRVRQLTEAEAVLVSLPLSIRSQLPSTSRVLPQLEMLETFAGQWDGLSTVDRVRLDRLQAALDDIRLLTGRIKILDKRIPPLLEQLGCTLTEICGIGPVTAMDLLVEVGDPCRFTTEAQFARWCGSAPIALSSGEGHGPARRHRLDVGGNRNVNSILHIVHVTQVRCHEPARTYVARKIAENKTKREARRAHKRQLANVIIRHMWKDEALRKTSGTAFPAAA encoded by the coding sequence TTGGAAGCAGGACATGGTGTCGGCGGGATAGACCCGCACAAGCACAGCGCCACCTTGGCGGTGGTCGACAGCCACGGCCACCTGGTCGACGTGGTCTCCGTCCCGGTGACCCCGGCGGGGATCGGCGAGCTCCTGGAGTTCCTCACCGACACGGAGCTGGTCATCGACCGGATCGGGGTCGAAGGATCCGCCGCGCTGGGGCAGCCCGTGGCCGTGGCGCTGTCCGCAGCCGGATACGACGTCCGTGAGGTGCAACCGAACCGCACGGCCGAACGCCGAAGGCGCCGGCGTCGCGCGAAGACCGACATCGAGGATGCCGAGGCGATCGCACGCGAGACCCTGGCCGATCCTCAACTGCCGCCCGCTGGCAAGCACGCGGCCCCTGAGGCGGCCTGGGAGGAGCTCACCGCGGTCCATGACTGGCGGGACTCGCTGATCCTGCAGCGCGTGCGCCAGCTGACCGAGGCAGAAGCGGTCCTGGTCTCGCTGCCGCTGAGCATCCGGTCGCAACTGCCCTCGACCAGCCGCGTACTGCCACAGCTCGAGATGCTGGAGACCTTTGCGGGCCAGTGGGACGGACTCAGCACGGTCGACCGGGTCCGACTGGACCGGCTGCAGGCGGCCCTGGACGACATCCGCCTGCTGACCGGCCGGATCAAGATCCTCGACAAGAGGATCCCGCCGCTGCTGGAACAGCTCGGCTGCACACTCACGGAGATCTGCGGCATCGGCCCGGTGACCGCCATGGACCTGCTCGTCGAGGTCGGCGACCCCTGCCGGTTCACCACCGAGGCCCAGTTCGCCCGCTGGTGCGGGTCGGCTCCCATCGCCTTGTCTTCCGGCGAAGGCCATGGGCCGGCCCGTCGCCATCGGCTCGATGTCGGTGGCAACCGCAACGTGAACTCGATCCTGCACATCGTGCACGTCACCCAGGTCAGATGCCACGAGCCAGCCCGTACTTACGTCGCGAGGAAGATCGCCGAGAACAAGACGAAACGCGAGGCTCGCCGGGCCCACAAGCGACAACTCGCCAACGTCATCATCCGTCACATGTGGAAGGACGAGGCCCTCCGGAAGACCTCGGGAACCGCCTTCCCAGCAGCCGCTTGA